A genomic region of Rhodanobacter sp. contains the following coding sequences:
- a CDS encoding beta-ketoacyl synthase chain length factor, whose translation MTTLDLHIEGIGLWSPRLGDFAALRSLLAGGTPAAAAAPVAALLPANERRRAPESVRLAVEVAGQALAMGGRDPTALACVFASAYGDQSITDAICTTLARAPTELSPTRFHHSVHNAAAGYWTIATGCRAPSSAVCAGAHTFGAALLEAATQALAEQRPVLLACSDIASRGPLTEMTRCEHPFGCALLLTPAAGANALTQLRLRMADGRAAPTPAPAALASEAAGNPSAAALPLLALLAARGGECRIGGAGARDLLATVGPAA comes from the coding sequence ATGACGACGCTGGACCTGCACATCGAGGGCATCGGCCTGTGGTCGCCGCGCCTTGGCGACTTCGCTGCCCTGCGCAGCCTGCTGGCCGGCGGCACGCCTGCCGCCGCCGCCGCGCCGGTCGCCGCGCTGCTGCCCGCGAACGAACGCCGCCGCGCCCCGGAAAGCGTGCGCCTCGCGGTGGAAGTGGCCGGGCAGGCGCTGGCGATGGGCGGCCGCGATCCGACCGCGCTGGCCTGCGTGTTCGCCTCGGCCTACGGCGACCAGTCGATCACCGATGCGATCTGCACCACGCTGGCGCGCGCCCCCACCGAACTGTCGCCCACCCGCTTCCACCATTCCGTGCACAACGCGGCGGCCGGCTACTGGACCATCGCCACCGGTTGCCGCGCCCCGTCCAGCGCGGTGTGCGCCGGAGCGCACACCTTCGGCGCCGCGCTGCTGGAAGCAGCAACGCAGGCGCTGGCCGAGCAGCGCCCGGTGCTGCTGGCCTGCAGCGACATCGCCAGCCGCGGACCGCTGACGGAGATGACGCGCTGCGAGCACCCCTTCGGCTGCGCGCTGCTGCTGACGCCCGCGGCGGGCGCCAACGCGCTGACGCAGCTGCGGCTGCGCATGGCGGACGGACGCGCGGCGCCGACGCCGGCACCGGCCGCGCTCGCCAGCGAGGCCGCCGGCAATCCCAGCGCCGCCGCGCTGCCCCTGCTCGCGCTGCTCGCCGCGCGCGGCGGCGAGTGCCGCATCGGCGGCGCGGGCGCGAGGGATCTGCTCGCCACCGTCGGGCCGGCCGCTTGA
- a CDS encoding beta-ketoacyl-[acyl-carrier-protein] synthase family protein translates to MTKLMTPLAVSASTVSSALGCGLEAQHQALRQGRSGLRRNDFGSAPQLGWIGRVDGVENAALPSALAEWDCRNHRLAWLGLQQDSFIGRVQAARERYGAHRVALLLGTSTASVGATEEAYRRLDADGRFPADLRRHVLHAPGSLGGFVAAALALEGPCLTISTACSSSAKVFASAARLLALGLADAAVVGGVDSLCDNVLFGFNALELISPAACRPFDANRDGISIGEAAGFALLERIDMAPRAPRLLGYGEASDAWHMSSPHPDGHGAELALDAALARAGLDTAQVDYVNLHGTASRANDAMEAALVARRFPATARASSTKGCTGHTLGAAGIVEATIALQAIEHGFVPGTVGAAVPDPACGAQFAWQGEERRVDVALSNSFGFGGNNTCLVFGRAP, encoded by the coding sequence ATGACGAAACTGATGACGCCATTGGCGGTCAGCGCCAGCACCGTCAGTTCCGCGCTCGGCTGCGGGCTGGAGGCGCAACACCAGGCATTGCGGCAGGGCCGCAGCGGTCTGCGCCGCAACGATTTCGGCAGTGCGCCGCAGCTGGGCTGGATCGGCCGCGTGGACGGCGTGGAGAACGCGGCGCTGCCGTCGGCACTGGCCGAATGGGACTGCCGCAACCACCGGCTCGCCTGGCTGGGCCTGCAGCAGGACAGCTTCATCGGCCGCGTGCAGGCCGCCCGCGAGCGCTACGGCGCGCATCGCGTGGCGCTGCTGCTGGGCACTTCCACCGCCAGCGTCGGCGCTACCGAAGAGGCGTATCGCCGGCTGGACGCCGACGGCCGCTTCCCCGCCGACCTGCGCCGCCACGTGCTGCACGCGCCGGGTTCGCTGGGCGGCTTCGTCGCCGCCGCACTGGCGCTGGAGGGGCCCTGCCTGACGATTTCCACGGCCTGCTCGTCCAGTGCCAAGGTGTTCGCCAGCGCCGCGCGCCTGCTCGCGCTGGGCCTGGCCGACGCGGCGGTGGTCGGCGGCGTGGACAGCCTGTGCGACAACGTGCTGTTCGGCTTCAACGCGCTGGAGCTGATCTCGCCCGCGGCGTGCCGCCCGTTCGATGCGAACCGCGACGGCATCTCGATCGGCGAGGCGGCCGGCTTCGCCCTGCTGGAACGCATCGACATGGCGCCGCGCGCGCCGCGCCTGCTCGGCTACGGCGAGGCCAGCGACGCCTGGCACATGTCTTCGCCGCACCCCGACGGCCACGGCGCGGAACTGGCGCTGGATGCGGCGCTCGCACGCGCCGGCCTGGACACGGCACAGGTCGACTACGTGAACCTGCACGGCACCGCCAGCCGCGCGAACGATGCGATGGAAGCCGCGCTGGTGGCGCGCCGCTTTCCCGCGACCGCGCGCGCCAGCTCCACCAAGGGCTGCACCGGCCACACGCTGGGCGCGGCGGGCATCGTCGAGGCGACCATCGCGCTGCAGGCGATCGAACACGGCTTCGTGCCCGGCACCGTCGGCGCCGCCGTGCCCGACCCCGCCTGCGGCGCGCAGTTCGCCTGGCAGGGCGAGGAACGCCGCGTGGACGTGGCGCTCAGCAACTCGTTCGGCTTCGGCGGCAACAACACCTGCCTCGTGTTCGGACGTGCGCCATGA
- the hemF gene encoding oxygen-dependent coproporphyrinogen oxidase, with the protein MSEQAERAETFLRGLQDRICAELERLDGAATFAEDAWTRDAGGGGRTRVLRDGALFEQAGVNFSRVHGSQLPPSATAHRPELAGGSFVATGVSLVLHPKNPYVPTTHANVRYFEASKEGVAPAWWFGGGFDLTPFYPFDEDVTHWHTVARDLCAPFGADVYPRYKQWCDDYFYLKHRAETRGVGGLFYDDLNEGGFERCLDFTRAVGQGFLDAYLPIAARRRDTPHGEREREFQLYRRGRYVEFNLVYDRGTLFGLQSGGRTESILMSLPPRVRFEYAYQPEAGSAEARLADYLRPREWV; encoded by the coding sequence ATGAGTGAACAGGCCGAACGTGCGGAAACCTTCCTGCGCGGATTGCAGGACCGCATCTGCGCGGAATTGGAGCGGCTGGACGGCGCCGCGACGTTCGCCGAAGACGCGTGGACGCGCGACGCGGGCGGCGGCGGGCGCACCCGCGTGTTGCGCGATGGCGCGCTGTTCGAGCAGGCGGGCGTGAACTTCTCGCGCGTCCATGGCAGCCAGCTGCCGCCCAGCGCCACCGCGCACCGCCCGGAACTGGCCGGCGGCAGCTTCGTCGCCACCGGCGTGTCGCTGGTGCTGCATCCGAAGAATCCCTACGTGCCCACCACGCACGCCAACGTGCGCTACTTCGAGGCGAGCAAGGAAGGCGTGGCGCCGGCGTGGTGGTTCGGCGGCGGTTTCGACCTCACGCCGTTCTATCCCTTCGACGAGGACGTGACGCACTGGCACACCGTGGCGCGCGACCTGTGCGCGCCGTTCGGGGCGGACGTCTATCCGCGCTACAAGCAGTGGTGCGACGACTATTTCTATCTCAAGCATCGCGCCGAGACGCGCGGCGTGGGCGGCTTGTTCTACGACGACCTCAACGAAGGCGGCTTCGAGCGTTGCCTCGATTTCACCCGGGCCGTGGGCCAGGGCTTCCTCGACGCCTACCTGCCGATCGCCGCGCGCCGGCGCGACACGCCGCATGGCGAGCGCGAGCGCGAGTTCCAGCTGTACCGGCGCGGCCGCTACGTGGAGTTCAACCTGGTCTACGACCGCGGCACGCTGTTCGGCCTGCAGTCCGGCGGCCGCACCGAATCCATCCTGATGAGCCTGCCGCCGCGCGTGCGCTTCGAATACGCGTACCAGCCGGAGGCGGGTTCGGCGGAAGCCCGGCTGGCCGATTACCTCAGGCCGCGGGAGTGGGTGTAG
- the gpmA gene encoding 2,3-diphosphoglycerate-dependent phosphoglycerate mutase produces MHTLVLIRHGQSQWNLDNRFSGWADVDLTPQGEQEAREAGELLKREGYAFDVAHTSVLKRAVHTLWGVLDAMEMSWLPVHTDWRLNERHYGALTGLNKAETAAKYGDEQVKIWRRSYDIPPPALERSANEAVHDPRYAALAPAQIPDTECLKDTVARVLPYWHETLAPAIQAGRRVVVAAHGNSLRALVKYLDGISDADIVEMNIPNGVPLVYEFDADLKPLKRYYLGDAAAIEAKMAAVANQGKAK; encoded by the coding sequence ATGCACACGCTCGTCCTGATCCGCCACGGCCAGTCGCAGTGGAACCTCGACAACCGCTTCAGCGGCTGGGCCGACGTGGATCTCACCCCGCAGGGCGAACAGGAGGCGCGCGAGGCGGGCGAGCTGCTGAAACGCGAGGGCTATGCCTTCGACGTGGCGCACACCTCGGTGCTCAAGCGCGCGGTGCACACGCTGTGGGGCGTGCTCGACGCGATGGAGATGTCCTGGCTGCCGGTGCATACCGACTGGCGCCTCAACGAGCGCCACTACGGCGCGCTCACCGGCCTCAACAAGGCCGAGACCGCGGCCAAGTACGGCGACGAACAGGTGAAGATCTGGCGCCGCAGCTACGACATCCCGCCGCCGGCGCTGGAGCGCAGCGCGAACGAGGCCGTGCACGACCCGCGCTACGCCGCGCTCGCGCCTGCGCAGATCCCCGACACCGAATGCCTGAAGGACACCGTGGCCCGCGTGCTGCCGTACTGGCACGAGACGCTGGCGCCGGCGATCCAGGCCGGCCGGCGCGTGGTGGTGGCGGCGCACGGCAATTCGCTGCGCGCGCTGGTGAAGTACCTCGACGGCATCTCCGATGCCGACATCGTGGAGATGAACATTCCCAACGGCGTGCCGCTGGTGTACGAGTTCGACGCCGACCTCAAGCCGCTGAAGCGCTACTACCTCGGCGACGCCGCGGCGATCGAGGCGAAGATGGCCGCGGTGGCCAACCAGGGCAAGGCGAAGTAA
- a CDS encoding EAL domain-containing protein — MGDWKGAPPGLEADDDRTVLTEHHALPGFEAVARLAAHALGVPLVALLLIDGSAFWYAPSGLPDALPLDDALLSACRDIARRGVAEVVNDARADTRLLPAGTDPAHATVGFFACEPVFGLDGQNLGALFAIDRKPRLSHGHGELAALRDAAALAGTGAALRGYLHRIDTATRLPHRNAFFADLHAQLPQDTDTAWLVAIETAPVARFNAFIRAMGHAYADALMRASAERVQSWMLPGMQLYQIAPTRLAALLPNRHEAPTPEQLDALVALLREPVDCRGISLSLQPGVGLLEVEASELRGGDPLRRVMNAAWMAMGTARGWSLYDHRDDERQRHEFFLVTELAAALSERTELELHYQPRVELHSGHCATLEALARWSHPTLGAISPATFVPLAEQAGLMRRLTDWVFDHGIAQLAEWRREGLDVRLSLNVSSIDLDSQLQPRLAAAAQRHGVPINRLELEFTENTAIHHNDLTRDTLVALREAGVGIAIDDFGVGYSNLDALRRMPASSLKIDQSLVRGIDTRWYDAALVRAMVALGHDLGFRVVMEGVETESALDTVRGMECDEVQGYHIAQPMPAAQVAAWLRRHAAEVDRQTRA; from the coding sequence ATGGGTGATTGGAAGGGCGCGCCGCCGGGCCTGGAGGCCGACGACGACCGCACCGTGTTGACCGAGCACCACGCCTTGCCCGGCTTCGAGGCCGTGGCGCGGCTGGCGGCGCATGCCCTGGGCGTGCCGCTGGTGGCGCTGCTGCTGATCGACGGCAGCGCGTTCTGGTACGCGCCGTCCGGCCTGCCCGATGCCCTGCCGCTGGACGACGCGCTGCTGTCCGCCTGCCGCGACATCGCGCGCCGCGGCGTCGCCGAAGTGGTGAACGACGCCCGCGCGGATACCCGCCTCCTGCCTGCCGGCACCGATCCCGCGCATGCCACGGTCGGCTTCTTCGCCTGCGAGCCGGTATTCGGTCTGGACGGCCAAAACCTTGGCGCCCTGTTCGCCATCGACCGCAAGCCGCGCCTGTCGCATGGCCACGGCGAGCTGGCCGCACTGCGCGACGCGGCCGCGCTGGCCGGCACCGGCGCGGCGCTGCGCGGCTACCTGCACCGCATCGACACCGCCACGCGGCTGCCGCACCGCAATGCCTTCTTCGCCGACCTGCACGCGCAATTGCCGCAGGACACGGATACCGCCTGGCTGGTGGCGATCGAAACGGCGCCGGTGGCGCGCTTCAACGCCTTCATCCGCGCCATGGGCCACGCCTATGCCGATGCGCTGATGCGCGCCTCTGCCGAACGCGTGCAAAGCTGGATGTTGCCCGGCATGCAGCTTTACCAGATCGCGCCCACGCGGCTGGCCGCGTTGTTGCCGAACCGGCACGAGGCGCCCACGCCGGAACAGCTCGACGCCCTGGTCGCCCTGCTGCGCGAGCCGGTGGACTGCCGCGGCATCTCGCTCAGCCTGCAGCCGGGGGTGGGCCTGCTGGAGGTCGAGGCGAGCGAGCTGCGCGGCGGCGACCCGCTGCGCCGCGTGATGAATGCCGCATGGATGGCCATGGGCACCGCGCGCGGCTGGTCGCTGTACGACCATCGCGACGACGAACGCCAGCGGCACGAGTTCTTCCTGGTCACCGAACTCGCGGCGGCGTTGTCCGAGCGCACCGAGCTGGAGCTGCATTACCAGCCCCGCGTGGAACTGCACAGCGGCCACTGCGCCACGCTGGAAGCGCTGGCGCGCTGGAGCCACCCCACGCTGGGCGCGATCTCGCCCGCCACCTTCGTGCCGCTGGCCGAACAGGCCGGCCTGATGCGCAGGCTAACCGACTGGGTGTTCGACCACGGCATCGCCCAACTGGCCGAATGGCGGCGCGAGGGGCTGGACGTGCGGCTGTCGCTCAACGTGTCCAGCATCGACCTCGACAGCCAGCTGCAGCCGCGCCTCGCCGCGGCGGCGCAGCGCCACGGCGTGCCGATCAACCGGCTTGAGCTGGAGTTCACCGAGAACACCGCGATCCATCACAACGACCTCACCCGCGACACCCTGGTCGCGCTGCGCGAAGCCGGGGTGGGCATCGCCATCGACGACTTCGGCGTCGGCTACAGCAACCTCGACGCGCTGCGCCGCATGCCGGCCAGCAGCCTGAAGATCGACCAGTCGCTGGTGCGCGGCATCGACACCCGCTGGTACGACGCCGCGCTGGTGCGCGCCATGGTGGCGTTGGGCCACGACCTCGGCTTCCGCGTGGTGATGGAAGGCGTGGAAACCGAAAGCGCGCTGGACACCGTGCGCGGCATGGAGTGCGACGAGGTGCAGGGCTACCACATCGCCCAGCCGATGCCGGCGGCGCAGGTCGCGGCATGGCTGCGCCGGCACGCCGCCGAGGTGGACCGCCAGACCCGCGCCTGA
- the zapE gene encoding cell division protein ZapE, translating to MSETLSPAPSVRYQEGVAAHRWESDPTQLAVLPEFDRLHAALCAAAPRGDGLFGRLKSLLASEAPPAPQGLYLWGTVGRGKTFLMDLFAASLPRGTALRRHFHRFMQEVHERLRELGERQDPLAEVAAGLAARCRVLCLDEFLVSDIGDAMILGRLLECLFARNVALVTTSNTAPENLYKDGLQRARFLPAIALLEQRCRVVEMASSRDWRLRALAQAAVYYTPPGAEAQRALERLFRDHAQGPTVEGGTLEVNGRAVPLRKRADNILWFDFAALCEGPRAVADYIALAKAGPAVIVSDVPQFNVYGEDAAKRFVQLVDEFYDRHVKLVLSAAAPITELYDGERHRAEFGRTESRLIEMQSEAYLALPHRVD from the coding sequence ATGAGCGAAACCCTCTCGCCCGCACCCAGCGTGCGCTACCAGGAAGGCGTGGCTGCGCACCGCTGGGAGTCCGACCCCACCCAGCTCGCGGTGCTGCCGGAGTTCGACCGCCTGCACGCCGCGCTGTGCGCCGCCGCGCCGCGGGGCGATGGCTTGTTCGGCCGCCTGAAATCGCTGCTGGCCAGCGAAGCCCCGCCCGCCCCGCAGGGATTGTATCTGTGGGGCACCGTAGGCCGCGGCAAGACCTTCCTGATGGACCTGTTCGCCGCCAGCCTGCCGCGCGGCACGGCGCTGCGCCGGCATTTCCACCGCTTCATGCAGGAGGTGCACGAGCGCCTGCGCGAACTGGGCGAACGCCAGGATCCGCTGGCCGAAGTGGCCGCCGGCCTCGCCGCGCGTTGCCGCGTGCTGTGCCTGGACGAGTTCCTGGTCAGCGACATCGGCGACGCGATGATCCTCGGCCGCCTGCTGGAGTGCCTGTTCGCGCGCAACGTGGCACTGGTCACCACCTCCAACACCGCGCCGGAAAACCTCTACAAGGACGGCCTGCAGCGCGCGCGCTTCCTGCCCGCCATCGCGCTATTGGAGCAGCGCTGCCGCGTGGTGGAGATGGCTTCCTCGCGCGACTGGCGCCTGCGCGCGCTGGCCCAGGCGGCGGTCTACTACACGCCGCCCGGCGCCGAGGCGCAACGCGCGTTGGAGCGCCTGTTCCGCGACCACGCCCAGGGCCCAACCGTCGAAGGCGGCACGCTGGAGGTGAACGGCCGCGCCGTGCCGCTGCGCAAGCGCGCCGACAACATCCTGTGGTTCGATTTCGCCGCGCTGTGCGAAGGCCCGCGCGCGGTGGCCGACTACATCGCGCTGGCCAAAGCCGGCCCGGCGGTCATCGTTTCCGACGTGCCGCAGTTCAACGTCTACGGCGAGGATGCCGCCAAGCGCTTCGTGCAGCTGGTGGACGAGTTCTACGACCGCCATGTCAAGCTGGTCCTCTCCGCCGCCGCGCCGATCACCGAGCTGTACGACGGCGAGCGGCACCGCGCCGAGTTCGGCCGCACCGAATCGCGCCTGATCGAGATGCAGAGCGAGGCGTACCTGGCGTTGCCGCATCGCGTCGATTGA
- a CDS encoding alpha/beta hydrolase, with amino-acid sequence MTAEAKQGPPQCLGYHFGMTSPASFPTEPATFTLTGPAGALECASDVAVPGEARRGVAVICHPNPVQGGTMHNKVVTMVERALRESGLDTVRFNFRGTGASEGSYDDGIGESDDLAAVVAWVRGVRPDDALWLAGFSFGSYVTIRSAVKLQADALVSIAPPVGRWTMGDALPACPWLVVMGEADEVVEPQAVFDWIDGMDQPPELIRMPETGHFFHRRLMDLRGAVKHAVADWLPALRG; translated from the coding sequence TCCCCCGCCAGTTTCCCCACCGAACCCGCTACCTTCACCCTGACCGGCCCCGCCGGTGCGCTGGAGTGCGCCAGCGACGTCGCCGTGCCCGGCGAGGCGCGCCGCGGCGTGGCCGTGATCTGCCATCCCAACCCCGTGCAGGGCGGCACCATGCACAACAAGGTGGTGACGATGGTGGAGCGCGCACTGCGCGAGTCGGGGCTGGACACCGTGCGCTTCAACTTCCGCGGTACCGGTGCGTCCGAAGGCAGCTACGACGACGGCATCGGCGAGAGCGACGACCTCGCCGCGGTGGTGGCGTGGGTGCGTGGCGTGCGCCCCGACGACGCGCTGTGGCTGGCCGGCTTCTCCTTCGGCAGCTACGTCACCATCCGCAGCGCGGTGAAGTTGCAGGCCGACGCGCTGGTCAGCATCGCGCCGCCAGTGGGCCGCTGGACGATGGGCGACGCCCTGCCCGCCTGCCCGTGGCTGGTGGTGATGGGCGAGGCCGACGAAGTGGTGGAGCCGCAGGCGGTGTTCGACTGGATCGACGGTATGGACCAGCCGCCCGAGCTGATCCGCATGCCCGAGACCGGCCACTTCTTCCATCGCCGGCTGATGGATCTGCGCGGCGCGGTGAAACACGCCGTCGCGGACTGGCTGCCCGCATTGCGCGGCTGA